The Bacillota bacterium genome includes a window with the following:
- a CDS encoding tripartite tricarboxylate transporter substrate binding protein, with protein MKKVKVFASILSLLLMVGVFAGCAQNGEEGKDEFNYPTKTIKYVVPFNPGGQSDLEARRQQKPLEEKLGVNVVIENKPGGGGAVGWSELVRKDPDGYYLTGMNIPHIILQPLARENAGYETDQVNPVALFQGTPIGLAVQPDSPYNTLDEFIEAAKAKPGQIIVGGSGTYSGHHITLMQLQDKTGAEFQYVPSQGAAPSLQSFLGGHVDALLANSNDLVQQEENMKILAIGSKERFESLPDVKTFMEQDIDMTASIDRGVAVPPETDKRIIEKLEKAFLEIAKDEEIRAQMKEEGFLPLAMGAEESKQYINEMKDKYSAILEKVQAEAK; from the coding sequence ATGAAAAAAGTTAAGGTATTTGCCTCAATCCTGTCACTGCTGTTGATGGTCGGTGTCTTTGCGGGATGCGCACAGAACGGGGAAGAAGGAAAAGACGAATTTAACTACCCCACCAAGACAATAAAATATGTAGTGCCGTTTAATCCAGGCGGTCAGTCAGACCTAGAAGCCCGCAGGCAGCAAAAACCACTGGAAGAAAAGCTGGGAGTCAATGTAGTAATCGAAAACAAACCCGGTGGTGGCGGAGCAGTAGGCTGGTCAGAGCTGGTAAGGAAAGATCCCGACGGCTATTACCTGACCGGGATGAATATACCACACATTATACTGCAGCCGCTGGCCAGAGAAAATGCCGGCTACGAAACAGACCAGGTAAACCCGGTGGCACTATTTCAGGGAACACCCATCGGCTTGGCAGTACAGCCGGACTCACCCTATAACACACTGGATGAATTTATTGAGGCAGCCAAGGCCAAGCCCGGTCAAATCATAGTAGGTGGTTCCGGCACCTATTCCGGACACCACATCACCTTAATGCAGCTGCAAGACAAAACCGGTGCTGAATTCCAATACGTACCCTCCCAGGGAGCGGCACCGTCCTTGCAGAGCTTTTTAGGCGGGCACGTAGACGCACTGCTGGCCAACTCCAACGACCTTGTGCAGCAAGAAGAAAACATGAAGATACTGGCCATTGGTTCCAAAGAAAGATTTGAGTCCCTGCCGGATGTAAAAACCTTTATGGAACAAGATATAGACATGACAGCTAGTATTGACCGCGGTGTTGCAGTTCCGCCGGAAACAGACAAGAGAATCATAGAAAAACTGGAAAAAGCATTTTTAGAAATTGCCAAAGATGAAGAAATCCGCGCCCAAATGAAAGAAGAAGGCTTCCTGCCACTGGCCATGGGTGCAGAAGAATCGAAGCAATATATAAATGAAATGAAAGACAAGTACAGTGCAATATTAGAAAAAGTACAAGCAGAGGCAAAATAA
- a CDS encoding D-galactarate dehydratase, giving the protein MNVPKFWGYRRENGRVGIRNNVLILPLDDLSNSASEKVANNVKGTMVIPHGYGRLQFGEDLDLYFRTLIGTGSNPNIAAVVVIGIEPEWTNVIVEGIAKTGKPVIGFAIERSGEFKTVEAASRKAMEYVQWATELMREECSVDELVVSVKCGESDTTSGLASNPSVGKAVERLVEMNATVMFGETSEITGGEDIVKSRGATPEVGEQFYKTWSEYNQFILDQGVDLSGSQPTKGNITGGLTTIEEKAMGNIQKIGKCKYVGVLKPAEAPTGKGLWYMDTSSAAAEAVTLWGAAGSVLHFFPTGQGNIVGNPVVPVIKLTANPLTAETMGEHIDVDLSGMLRMEMNLEQAGDALMEMMMRTVNGRMTRAEVLGHVEYVLTKLYRSA; this is encoded by the coding sequence ATGAATGTTCCTAAGTTTTGGGGTTACAGGCGGGAAAACGGTCGAGTAGGGATTAGAAATAACGTTTTGATATTGCCTTTGGATGATTTGTCAAACTCAGCCAGTGAAAAGGTTGCCAACAATGTTAAGGGAACCATGGTTATTCCTCATGGTTATGGAAGACTGCAGTTTGGTGAGGACCTGGACTTATATTTCCGGACCTTGATTGGAACCGGTAGTAACCCAAACATTGCAGCTGTTGTGGTAATAGGCATTGAGCCTGAATGGACAAATGTCATTGTTGAAGGTATTGCCAAGACCGGAAAGCCGGTTATCGGTTTTGCCATTGAACGGAGCGGGGAATTTAAAACCGTGGAAGCTGCTTCACGTAAAGCAATGGAATATGTGCAATGGGCCACTGAACTGATGCGCGAAGAGTGTAGCGTGGACGAACTGGTGGTATCTGTCAAGTGTGGAGAGTCTGATACCACTTCCGGACTGGCTTCCAATCCTTCCGTCGGTAAGGCGGTGGAACGCTTGGTGGAAATGAACGCCACTGTTATGTTCGGTGAAACTTCAGAAATTACCGGCGGGGAAGATATTGTAAAGAGCCGGGGTGCAACTCCGGAAGTCGGTGAACAATTCTATAAAACCTGGAGTGAATATAACCAATTTATTTTGGATCAGGGAGTGGACCTTTCCGGTTCTCAGCCTACAAAGGGGAATATTACCGGTGGCCTAACTACCATTGAAGAAAAAGCTATGGGTAACATCCAGAAAATCGGAAAATGCAAGTATGTAGGTGTCCTGAAACCTGCTGAAGCTCCCACCGGAAAAGGCTTATGGTACATGGATACTTCTTCTGCTGCCGCCGAGGCTGTTACATTGTGGGGTGCCGCCGGTTCGGTGTTGCACTTTTTCCCCACCGGTCAGGGCAATATTGTAGGTAACCCTGTGGTTCCGGTGATTAAGTTAACGGCTAATCCGTTAACAGCAGAAACTATGGGTGAACATATAGATGTTGATCTCAGCGGCATGTTGCGCATGGAAATGAATTTGGAACAGGCTGGGGATGCCCTGATGGAAATGATGATGCGCACGGTTAACGGGCGTATGACCAGGGCTGAAGTATTGGGACACGTTGAGTATGTATTAACAAAGCTTTATCGTTCTGCTTAA
- a CDS encoding Ldh family oxidoreductase, whose amino-acid sequence MPQFSADKLVEFCKNLIKGAGVPEEDAAVVADVLVDTSLEGLDTHGISRLPIYLSRIQNGRINPQADMKVERTAPGLATVDGDNGLGQLVGVRSMQVAIELAGETGMGAVAAKHSNHYGASSYYCKMAASSDMLGMAFTNTPAGITPWGGKKAYFGTNPIAFAFPGRNQPVVIDMSSSMVARGNIITAAKEGRSIPKGWAIDAEGRATTDAQAALEGAVLPMAGPKGYALALAVEIMSGILSGSAYGPRVGWIYDDSTEPVDIGHFFITLDINKLMPLDMFISRLDHMVNEVKGSPKATGVEEIFIPGERRTNKFLERKREGIPVSQPVLDELNELALQFSVAPL is encoded by the coding sequence ATGCCCCAATTTTCAGCTGATAAGCTTGTTGAATTTTGTAAGAACCTTATTAAGGGTGCCGGTGTACCGGAAGAAGATGCTGCTGTAGTGGCTGATGTGCTGGTTGACACCAGTCTGGAAGGTCTGGACACCCACGGTATTAGTCGTCTGCCAATATACTTGTCCAGGATACAAAACGGTCGTATTAATCCTCAGGCGGACATGAAGGTTGAGCGTACCGCTCCCGGCCTGGCCACAGTAGATGGCGACAACGGGTTGGGACAGCTGGTGGGTGTGCGTTCTATGCAGGTGGCAATTGAGCTGGCCGGGGAAACAGGTATGGGAGCGGTAGCTGCTAAACACAGCAACCATTACGGTGCATCTTCATATTATTGCAAAATGGCTGCTTCCAGCGATATGTTGGGTATGGCATTTACCAATACTCCTGCGGGTATCACCCCATGGGGTGGGAAAAAGGCCTATTTTGGCACAAACCCTATTGCCTTCGCTTTTCCTGGTAGAAATCAGCCGGTAGTAATTGATATGTCCTCTAGCATGGTGGCCCGGGGCAACATTATTACGGCCGCCAAGGAAGGAAGGTCTATCCCGAAGGGCTGGGCCATAGATGCTGAAGGCAGGGCCACTACAGATGCCCAGGCAGCCCTGGAAGGGGCTGTTCTCCCCATGGCCGGCCCGAAAGGTTATGCCTTGGCGCTCGCTGTAGAAATTATGTCCGGTATATTGAGCGGGTCGGCTTATGGGCCCAGGGTGGGTTGGATTTACGATGACAGTACCGAGCCAGTGGATATAGGTCATTTTTTTATAACCTTGGATATAAATAAATTGATGCCTCTGGACATGTTTATTAGTCGCCTGGATCATATGGTCAATGAAGTTAAGGGTTCACCCAAGGCCACAGGAGTAGAAGAAATCTTCATTCCCGGGGAGCGCCGCACTAATAAGTTTCTTGAGCGCAAACGGGAGGGAATTCCTGTTTCCCAGCCGGTATTGGATGAGCTAAATGAACTGGCTCTCCAATTCAGCGTAGCCCCGTTATAG
- a CDS encoding hydroxyacid dehydrogenase: MKIVVTELIWEEGLEILRELGQVVYDPNLWQSDKLLPEIADSDAVIVRNQTKVDKEFLMAAPKLKVLGRLGVGLDNIDLSACKDSNVDVVVARNANAISVVEYVFASMFTFSRQLSRATSDVKSGNWNRRAFTLSELYGKTLGLVGVGEIGSRLAARARAFGMNVIGFDPFLPPYEVACTEFGVCLTNLEQVLSDSDFISLHVPLNKKTRNIINKDSLAVMKSTACIINTSRGGIINEDALFNALKSKQIAGAALDVLAQEPPGESPLKELDNIILSPHIAGLTEEAQVRTSVLVAREVSKVLAGQASHCCVS; encoded by the coding sequence ATGAAAATTGTTGTAACGGAATTAATATGGGAAGAAGGATTGGAAATTCTAAGGGAATTGGGCCAAGTTGTTTATGACCCGAACCTCTGGCAGAGTGATAAATTATTGCCGGAAATAGCGGATAGTGACGCAGTCATAGTAAGGAACCAGACCAAGGTTGACAAAGAGTTCCTCATGGCGGCACCAAAATTAAAAGTGTTAGGACGTCTTGGTGTGGGTCTGGATAATATTGATCTAAGTGCCTGTAAAGATTCAAATGTTGACGTGGTGGTGGCCCGCAACGCCAATGCAATTTCGGTGGTTGAATATGTTTTTGCGTCAATGTTTACTTTTTCGAGACAGCTGTCCCGGGCAACCAGTGATGTGAAATCAGGTAATTGGAATCGCCGAGCATTCACATTGTCCGAGTTATATGGTAAAACGCTAGGTCTTGTGGGGGTTGGAGAAATAGGTAGCCGTCTGGCGGCCCGGGCAAGGGCGTTTGGTATGAATGTAATAGGTTTTGATCCATTTTTGCCTCCTTACGAGGTGGCTTGCACGGAATTTGGTGTGTGCCTTACCAATTTGGAGCAGGTACTTTCCGATTCCGACTTTATAAGTTTGCATGTACCACTGAATAAAAAAACGCGGAATATTATAAATAAAGACAGCCTGGCTGTCATGAAATCAACTGCCTGTATCATAAATACTTCGCGCGGTGGCATTATAAATGAAGATGCTCTGTTTAACGCGCTAAAATCCAAGCAAATTGCCGGTGCGGCTCTGGATGTGTTAGCCCAGGAGCCCCCCGGGGAATCACCCCTTAAAGAATTGGATAATATAATTCTCAGCCCGCATATTGCCGGCCTGACCGAAGAAGCACAGGTTCGCACCTCGGTACTGGTGGCGCGAGAGGTTTCCAAAGTGCTGGCTGGACAAGCTTCCCATTGTTGCGTGAGCTAA